DNA sequence from the Plodia interpunctella isolate USDA-ARS_2022_Savannah chromosome 12, ilPloInte3.2, whole genome shotgun sequence genome:
attgatGACTTTATTTATGGGCCTAGTATCATATTGTCATTtcagtttgtataaaattttgaatgttaCACAATGTTTCAGAACAACGCACGTACttcaattttaaatcacacttcataaaaataatagtagctTGGCCAAATTATCGTGCTTGAAGAGGAATCACGAACAgttaaaatcaatttcataGCCAATAGTCTTTGTGATGgtatcctatatatatatatatatcagtcCTCCAGATATAAACTtatgtaataatgttataGAATCGTGTATTTcaccaaatattttaatgtgtcGTTACATTGATGTTAAtcgttaaatttttttatcaaataagaaCAAAGACAAACGTAAAATCTTCCCTGTATTCGACTGTTctatgtataatgtaatttagtGTAAATACCAGTACTGTTTATATTGAGGCATGTATTAAAGCAGctattgtatattatgttctaatgaaatgaaataaagtacataataaatatattgttttatttcatatcataaaaaatcttatttacgtacataaaatttaaatataataattatttttaatgactcGATTAACTCATTCATTtgcaaaacaaacataaaaatacattacttgTGTTTTGGAAAACcattacctacatattaatacaaaaattactgtaacttattattacaatttcttaatcaactacataattattagaaaaattaaaaatattttacaactgaTCAAAAATTATGATGAACCAATTTTTTACTAACATAATTCAGTCTCGTAGTATATTGAAATTGACCATTTTGATCAAGCGATAAAATCGATTTTCGGTTGGTTTAGTACTTTTTCActtgaaatgatattttatccgcatcatttttttgcattttcactATGCCGGCTATAACACTATCGTAAACAGTTcgtcaaactttggcggatttgACAGGCATTTCTTGCAGCAAATAAAAGTTCtccatgaaattagtaggtgCTCCACGTAgaacctactaattccatgaagtTCTCATACTAACTGCGCATTGCGACGGCGCGGCGGTATGGCATCTAAGTTCTGCTATAGTGTGCAGCCAGCgttatattttcatcaaaCACCAACTATTCCCAATTTTCTATCGTAGTGAATTCAGTCACTAAGGGTGTCCACGTCGATGTCTTCACTGTCATCGTTCTCGGCCCTGGGCGGCAGGGGCGTAGCGCCCGGGACTCCGCCCCGGCCCTCCTTGGTGTGCCGCCACTTCATGCGCCGGTTCTGGAACCACACTTTTACCTGAAAAGAAGAATGTTTATGTTCGCTGAGACATTTTGCTCGATATCAGTTCTCTGCATGTCCCGGTTGCGTTTGGTGCTGTGACGCAGCGAAGCCTTCAATagaaataaccttaaaatttcttacatatttaattttaactattgCATTAGATGTCAAGGAGCTATGTGTCAGTTAGTCGCCTATCGTACGAAATCTGCCGGAACATATGGAGTAGTCATATTCTAGGGCGTAATCATACATCGGATAAATGTTAGGATTGGGGGAATTTTGGAAAGAATAGACATTGTGCTTCGACGGGACCCCAGCTAATGAGATAAAGAAGTCAGATGATGTGGCATTTGGTTCGCGTTCTATTATTTTCTCGGTCTTTGTTAAACCATGGCACAATACatgaaacataattttgttttagcatatttcgttaaaaatacatattacactGCACCTCTCACCGCTACTGATTGGCTGAAATAGATAAGAGTGAGGTACTCAGGTAAACGACCTTTGTACCAAATTCtcatcatcatttcagccTCTTTGTGCCCACTGCTGAGCGTAGTCCTCTATTCGCGTACGCCACCCTCCTCTGTTCTGTGCCTCTCTCATCCATGTACATCTTGCGGCTTTCATTATATCGTCCGCTCATCTCATTGGAGGTCGTCCAACACCTCTCTCGCCGGTTCTACCTCTGGTAAACTCTAAATGTCGACTAACCTGCGCATCAGTAAGTCCTAGTGTAGCCGCCAACTGCCTTCGATCAGGCTTGGTGATATACTTCTGTATCTGGAACCTCCTCTCCAGACCCTTCCTCTGGAGGTTGCTGAACACGGCCCGCGACCACGACCGCTTGCGCTTGCCCGTGGAGGAAACGTCGCAGCGGGGCGGCTGTTGTGGGGGCGAGGACGATGGGAGGGGAAGACGGTACACTGCGTAGAATTATGAAGTATTTATCATCCATCAAGATTAGTCTGTAGTGTCTATAGGGTTGAGGGCctgttttacaattttctgataaagtatcatattattgtaatctgGCAGATAAACTTACTGCTAGATAGATCTGCCTAAATTGATTTGCCGTTAGTCCTGTCCACAGGCCCTATCtccctattttaaattttaccacGTTTTTTATTGTCACGTCATGCATTGTCAATGTTCATCCGGACTCCTTGCAAACTTTGTATCCATTAGCATAAACTGCAAGGAGCCCAACCTTAGCCCAAATATAAATGCcacttatatttgtttatactttgcccaatattttaaatactagcccttctaaaaaaaagacaataggtacgtgtaggtacctattatataaacaaagaaaacgATTAGAGTTTCTcatgtaaaattgtaaagcAAAATAAGTATTAGACACGTTTATGCAGGCTAAAGTTGTAAACTAAAATGTTGATGGATGCAATggatgttaaaataaaacttgacgCAACGTCTCCTAACAAATGGCACTTTCATGGGATGGCTGCAGTAAACTACGAAGTTATCTCAAGcagattgtaaataaatgttattttattgcaggaaatattattaacattgcTGAGAGTGGGATTCAAAGCAGTTTTCCagataggtactttattttctttttgtatttaatgagatatgtacctaatataggcagataagtacctattttgttaagctaaatgtttgtttgcttTATCTAGGATGAAAACGGCGGAAAGCGTTTGTATTTAAATGACGATGGTCTAATTCGAAAATTTTcagtaaatttgtaaaataagttacgaattgtaatttgtaaaataatttacgatagttacatatttatacttatttgttacttatagtacttcaattttatttgtgaggACCAGTCATTggctttttgatttttaagtgtttacctattgttattttaacagctgttttttcttccttttattaaaatataaaaataaaaaaattatatgttcgGAAAAATTTAACCTCTTTTAAGAAAGTAAGTGATTACACTGCCTTGCGttgtaaatacaaattgtttGTCCCCGGGCATTGGTTGGCTATATTTTCAGtagccatgacccaccacgcaaTCTCAATGCGGATTGGcgaattttaatgacaatttaaaaaaacaacaaacaaataataataataacatataaaacaaataaaaaaagttgctGGAAGtcttgctaatattataaacgcgaaagtttgtgaggataatgtgtgtacctatatatgtttgttaatctttcacgcaaaatctactggactaattgttatgaaatttggtaggtacACGGAGAGAataaaacctggaataactCACTCAGGGTACTTTtgatcccgaaattctcacgggagcgaaaccccggggcgcagctagtattatatacttGTAGGTATAATCTGAgtctaagtatttttaatacctgacatttgaatattaatattgatgacCAACTGagttataacaataatttttgtaccaattcttttaacatttaatttacattcgCAGTGTATTTCAGGATTTATACGTATGAAACGTTTCAAACTTTCTTCCCCTAAAACTTTTGCAGTTCATTCTATAGTTATAGTGTTGGTTAGAAAGGAGTTTCATTACCTAgctaatttgaaaaagatctaagaaaaaaatgaGAAACCGAGATAACTGCAACTAAAGAAGATACTGCGTACTGTAGAAGAGAGCAAAAAGAAGTTTGGGATAGAAGAAAATCTGCGACGGAAGTATAAaagaatattcaataaaaaataccagtAGTAGGTCTCAAGGCCGGGTGCAAATGGCTATATGGGAGCGGCAAAGGCAGCTGAAGAAGGGGTGGTTCGTCCCTGCAACACCTGTACAGGGCTGCCACACATCCAGCACACGGAGGCTCCTGTCGCTTCTCATTTTCACTAACCGCCACTGAATCATTTGCCAGAATACTCTCCACACTAAACTTTAACTTATTCGAACTCTGTTCACTGTTCAATGACGTCATTCTTACACCAAAACCGAATAGGACCTCACGCATTGACAGCGATTCAAAAACTGAAACAAGCTTTCGAGTTTCCGGCGGCGCAAGCGCAGTGGGCGTGGTTTCGTTATTACTCACACCTGATTGGCTGTAAATAGCTGGGCGGAGCCGGGTAAACTGCAAGTAATATAGTTTGTACTACAGAGTGAAcagttgtttacaataaaataccaCATAATGGGTTTTATATGGGTTTGTTAGttgaattcaatttaattgcCTATTGGTTTATGTCAGCTATTTCTTGGGAGTATCTAACATAGTGTCAGCACGCTacttacaaagaaaataaccTTATGAActtttgtttcaattattatCCAGAATTAATATACACCTACCCTAGgtaattacaaaaaagaagGTAATTAATGAAAcgcaaatttacatttttatgtgaattaaaaaacccAACTTTACTTAAGTTGGGATTGGTACATTTATTCCAAggtaatttcatatttcaagatacctatttagtaagtacatacttttataattaatgctACTTAGATGGACGTGTGGAAGTTTTCTTAAAATaggatattgataaaaaaagaatctCGGACATATTCTGAATTTCTTCTTCTATAACGTCCAAAAATTCCGGCTCAAAATTACCGCTCATTACACAATAAGCGACTCATAAACATGCTCGTCTGTCCGAGTGGTGCGATCATTCGATCTATATCGAGATATCGGAGGACGAAGCGCAGGTGCTCCCGACAGTCAAAATAAACCAAGCGGTAATCGATTTTAAAGATTCTCAAACGATTAATAGCTATTCGAGTGCGCTTATAAACAATAGGCTCCGATAGTTTTTAGAGGAAATTTTAggttaataacaattttatatctattagtAGTGTATTCTTTGTTCgtgttcaaattttattgttgtccaTCAATAAGCcaagaaaaatctttttactGTATTTCAGGGTAGAaacaaaatgagaaaaatgttttggttAGAATGGAAGTGACACTACTTAGTTCCATCTGCATTCTAGAATCGTTTTCAGAGAATCGCCAAAAAGATAAGTTTTCACAATAACTAAGTAGATAAACTAAGAGGCAAATGACcttatattaagtattacgtattttttatataatttgcttacctaatataaaaaaatacattagttgaaaataaaatctttgtacATAGAAAGAATTTGGTCTTAACAAGCATAAataagttacaaaaataaattataggcaGTAGGTAATTCAGCTATAAGGTGACTAGTTACTTACTTACATACCTACTAACATTATAGTTGAAAATTAATCtctacatacctacttagacTTATCTTTACAAGCACGTggaataaatacctaatttatattttttaatttatttaccagatataggtaagtatatcaTTGTTATAGTTTTGATCATAATAACTggataacaataaatttataatacctagGATTTGTTCTTATTCAAATTAACAGCAATTTCCACGGCAACGAAAATCTaatgatagaaaaaaatatatagaagaCTTTCAATCAACAAAGTAGGTATTAGTAATTATTAGAGGACCTGTGCCaaagacttattaaaaaaaaagaaaaaaagtcaCTAACCGTTAAAAAGAAACGTAGATAACACAAGTCCAATAAAGCATGCTATTGAGTCGCAATAAATATCGAATGCTAATAAtcgattaatatttatacagcGAGTATCGAGTATTCGTTCATTACCGTATAAAGGCGAGTTGTAAATCAGGCTCACGCTTGGTTGTAAGTCACGTCGCTAGGTGCTAAGGACCATATCGTTAGCAGGATTGTTGAGCAACGCCTGTGAAGATTTGTTGCGACATGTAAAAGGGAGCTATACATTTCAAccgaaattaattttttgagagatatgttttaaatacttataatttgttttttactaattataacaactttttttttatttaaacaattaatgCATGCATGTaattgatgattttattttaaaaaatattactaactatacttaacaattttttttttcatataaacaatTAATGCATGCATGTAATTTTGTGGGAAAAGCAATATTGCTTTTcccacaaaattatataaaacaaaattatataattacattataattaagtatatacttattgtataattttttgtactcGTATACAAACATAACGCACTGTTTTTGTTCAGTTATGAAAAAAGTATAGAAATGTTTAGCACCAAAACAGACACTGCGATTGCATAAAAACTACCACTTGACGGTTAAAATGTGTATAGGATACCCAGAAATACGTGTGGAATATCTGTTCGCACCTCATGATCTTATCTCTATGAGAAACTTCTGTTTAATATCCTGAAACGTTCTATAATGATTATTATACGAGTAATAACAAATCGGTTTCagaataaaaactaaagaCGGGAACTTTAATTagtagtaatatttataaacagtgtttttattttatttttagcgcCCCGTACCTCAAAAAGTGAAAACGGAACCTTTATAAGATCGTTTCCTTGTCCGTCTGTACTAgcctttataataaaataaaattcttttaaaaataggaaagtaaCCCGTGTATGACCGTGCCTACTATCAGATTCAAAGCTCaaccacagattatattatGGCTCAAAGCTAAATCATGGCTTATTTATCGACCCTTTGCAGCTCTGCATTACATATTGAGCCTTAATTTGTTGATACGTTTTCAAACAGTTTATACTGACCtgatttattagatttagattttttcctttatacatttttacataataatctcCATAGTCATTACGGAtgtattaaaatgttgatgaATTTCCAGTTGCTCAATACCAATTCCAGTTGATCAGGTGGAACTGGTAACTGGCTGGTAAGGAAATTTGACACACCGCTAacacaaaataagaaaaaaatcttcattcACTTTTTTTAGAACATCAAATTAATGGCTTTGCTACTTTTGTTACGTAGctatttagataatttactGTCGTAATCAAACCCTGGACTTCCGTGTATAGTTTCAGGGAATCACTCGGGAGATTTATTAAGTCTGCTCTTGTTTACTTGATAGTAAAGTATTCGATTGTAAATCTGGATCGTCCACCGAATTACGCCACGGCTCTAGAGTTGCGATTACTAGATGTGTCCTCTGAAAGTCGATCGTATAAGGGAACAGATATATCAGGGAAATGAAGTATGTTACGATAAATGAGTTTTAGACTACAGTAGACTGTAGTTGACAGAAAGCTGAAATTATCAGTAGTTTGTTAGAATGAAAATTCAGcagtaagtaaatttatttttcctaccTACAAAATAAATGGGTAAAATCTTccctatgtaatatttaagatcttcaaattattatttttgtaataaaatgtgctCTTTTCTGTTAGTTCATAATCTATATTCTTTCCAATAAATCATATCACTCATTCTCGCTTGCTCCCGGTTGCATCCACAGCTGTGATACTCGAATCGCAGAAccgcgtaaaaaaaataacctacaaattttgatgagtCGGCTGTGACTTTATGATcgctgcctgcctgacgtcaacccactTTTGGAATGCTGTCATTTCTTATTAGTTATTAAggctttaaattatattcgcCTTGGATACCCAT
Encoded proteins:
- the LOC128674044 gene encoding homeobox protein DBX1-B-like, which codes for MREVLFGFGVRMTSLNSEQSSNKLKFSVESILANDSVAVSENEKRQEPPCAGCVAALYRCCRDEPPLLQLPLPLPYSHLHPALRPTTVYRLPLPSSSPPQQPPRCDVSSTGKRKRSWSRAVFSNLQRKGLERRFQIQKYITKPDRRQLAATLGLTDAQVKVWFQNRRMKWRHTKEGRGGVPGATPLPPRAENDDSEDIDVDTLSD